From a single bacterium HR11 genomic region:
- the fas5 gene encoding putative oxidoreductase ORF5 in fasciation locus has product MLENWMAELQARVEGEVTRATDLLAEVSEDFGHIVTKTPQFIVRPRSTRDVAETVRFAVERGLSVSTRATGHSESGQSLSDGGILLDIRTLNAELRIEPAEGWFEASAGVLWRDVLEALKPHRLIPPVLTNNLNTTVGGTCSTAGLGVASFRYGTQADQCLAVEVVTGTGDIVWCTPEENAELFYHVLCGVGQFGIITRLRHRLRSCRPMARTYYLLYDDLGRLMDDLVALMSADRVDYIESWASPAPQGFRTVQGRRQPFAVWLYPLHVTVEFDPERPPDDADYLAGLHFYRHVHTEDQSVYDFALRVEPLFALWRQIGYWTNAHPWMEIILPWATARTYVEAVLRDLPPVFLGGGHILIWPSRGRISKMSMFRVPDSDWVLGFGILPGIPRPALPEALDLIRRLSGLALQMGATHYLSGWVPYDKDQWRRHFGDAWPRVCALKRKYDPHGVLNPGWIPYDR; this is encoded by the coding sequence ATGCTGGAAAACTGGATGGCGGAACTGCAAGCCCGTGTCGAGGGGGAGGTCACGCGGGCGACGGACCTCCTGGCGGAGGTCTCGGAAGACTTCGGGCACATCGTGACGAAGACGCCGCAGTTCATCGTCCGGCCCCGCTCGACACGGGACGTCGCTGAGACGGTCCGATTCGCCGTCGAGAGGGGCCTTTCGGTCTCGACCCGGGCGACGGGTCACTCCGAGAGCGGCCAGTCTCTGAGTGACGGCGGCATCCTGCTGGACATCCGCACGCTCAACGCCGAGCTCCGCATCGAGCCGGCGGAGGGCTGGTTTGAGGCCTCGGCCGGCGTCCTCTGGCGGGACGTCCTGGAGGCCCTCAAGCCCCATCGTCTCATCCCGCCCGTCCTGACCAACAACCTGAACACGACGGTCGGGGGGACCTGCTCGACGGCCGGCCTCGGGGTGGCGTCCTTCCGATACGGGACGCAGGCCGACCAGTGCCTGGCCGTCGAGGTCGTGACGGGGACCGGCGACATCGTCTGGTGCACGCCGGAAGAGAACGCCGAACTGTTCTATCACGTCCTCTGCGGCGTCGGCCAGTTCGGCATCATCACCCGCCTGCGCCATCGCCTGCGGTCTTGCCGGCCGATGGCCCGGACGTACTACCTGCTGTACGACGACCTGGGCCGCCTCATGGACGACCTCGTCGCCCTGATGAGCGCCGACCGGGTCGACTACATCGAGTCCTGGGCCTCGCCGGCGCCCCAGGGGTTTCGGACGGTCCAGGGCCGCCGTCAGCCCTTTGCCGTCTGGCTGTATCCCCTGCATGTCACGGTCGAATTCGATCCCGAGCGGCCGCCGGACGATGCGGACTACCTGGCAGGGCTTCATTTCTACCGCCACGTCCACACCGAAGACCAGAGCGTCTACGACTTTGCCCTGCGGGTCGAGCCCCTGTTTGCCCTGTGGCGTCAGATCGGCTACTGGACGAACGCCCATCCCTGGATGGAAATCATCCTGCCGTGGGCGACGGCACGGACGTATGTCGAGGCCGTCCTCCGGGACCTGCCGCCGGTCTTTCTGGGCGGCGGTCACATCCTGATCTGGCCCTCGCGGGGGCGCATCTCGAAGATGTCGATGTTCCGGGTCCCGGATAGTGATTGGGTCCTGGGGTTCGGCATCCTGCCGGGGATTCCCAGGCCGGCCCTGCCGGAGGCCCTTGACCTCATCCGACGGCTGAGCGGCCTGGCGCTTCAGATGGGTGCCACGCATTATCTCTCGGGGTGGGTCCCCTATGATAAGGACCAGTGGCGCCGCCACTTCGGCGACGCCTGGCCGAGGGTGTGCGCCCTCAAACGCAAGTACGACCCCCACGGGGTCCTGAATCCGGGATGGATTCCCTATGATAGGTAG
- the ltaA gene encoding L-allo-threonine aldolase produces MSLAEVGDDVFGEDPTVRRLEERAAELLGKEAALFLPSGTMGNQVALKAWTRPGQEVILDARAHIVLYEMAAMAVISGLLPNPVPTEAGHFGAADVAARVRPPVYYVAPTGLVSVENTHNMAGGTIFPQDRLAEVYAFCRSRGLPVHMDGARIFNAAVAQGIPARAIAQYADSVMFSLSKGLACPVGSVLCGPRDFIEEARRVRKMLGGGMRQAGVLAAAGLVALDTMVERLAEDHARARALAEGLADLPGLRVDLTRVQTNIVIVETTGPLRAEALCERLRTQGVLALPVGPDRIRMVTHYHITDEDVRYVLDRFRDAVTAGRGP; encoded by the coding sequence ATGAGCCTCGCCGAGGTCGGCGACGACGTCTTCGGCGAGGACCCGACGGTCCGCCGTCTGGAAGAGCGGGCGGCCGAGCTCCTCGGGAAAGAGGCCGCCCTGTTCCTGCCGTCGGGGACGATGGGGAACCAGGTCGCCCTGAAGGCCTGGACCCGGCCGGGGCAGGAGGTCATCCTCGACGCCCGGGCCCATATCGTCCTGTACGAGATGGCGGCGATGGCCGTCATCTCGGGCCTCCTGCCGAATCCCGTCCCGACCGAGGCGGGCCACTTCGGGGCGGCCGACGTGGCGGCCCGGGTCCGACCGCCGGTATACTACGTGGCCCCGACGGGCCTCGTGTCCGTCGAGAACACCCATAACATGGCGGGCGGCACGATCTTTCCGCAGGACCGGCTGGCCGAGGTCTATGCGTTCTGCCGGTCGCGGGGCCTGCCCGTTCACATGGACGGGGCGCGGATTTTCAACGCCGCCGTCGCCCAGGGGATTCCAGCCCGGGCGATCGCCCAGTACGCCGACTCCGTCATGTTTTCCCTGTCCAAGGGCCTGGCCTGTCCCGTCGGGTCCGTCCTGTGCGGGCCGCGGGACTTCATCGAGGAGGCCCGCCGGGTCCGCAAGATGCTCGGGGGCGGCATGCGGCAGGCGGGCGTCCTGGCGGCCGCCGGTTTGGTCGCCTTGGACACGATGGTCGAGCGCCTGGCCGAGGACCACGCCCGGGCCCGGGCGCTGGCCGAGGGCCTGGCCGACCTGCCGGGCCTGCGGGTCGACCTGACCCGCGTGCAGACGAACATCGTCATCGTGGAAACGACGGGGCCCCTCAGGGCCGAGGCTTTATGCGAACGCCTGCGGACGCAGGGCGTCTTGGCCCTCCCCGTCGGGCCGGACCGCATCCGGATGGTCACGCACTATCACATCACGGACGAGGACGTCCGATACGTCTTAGACAGGTTTCGTGACGCCGTGACGGCGGGACGGGGTCCGTAG
- the rbn_1 gene encoding Ribonuclease BN: protein MARSAGRQDPRLVVLGSGTGVPVGGRRPAGHLVLYAGRGLLLDLGPGVWHAASRYVRFQRIDYVLLSHPHLDHCLDTLTLLFTMSLVPRRRPGPTVIASRETLRQVEQWVRATPGLSMDLVPLRPLEAGERVPLWDGVGLTTGAVAHVPGSLAYRLDFPDGASLTYSGDTTWCLTLVQLAYRTTVLLLECAHREPSRPHLWPESAATLARWAEAEQTILTHFYPDALTPAFRQQCRRLFSTPFALARDGAAYPIRRRRPAVEPASSVPTYLSDSSPRYDAGPGGRKDQGP, encoded by the coding sequence ATGGCCCGGTCGGCAGGTCGGCAAGATCCCCGCCTCGTCGTCTTAGGCTCGGGCACCGGCGTCCCGGTCGGCGGCCGTCGGCCGGCGGGCCATCTCGTCCTGTACGCCGGTCGGGGCCTCCTGCTGGACCTGGGGCCGGGGGTCTGGCATGCGGCCAGCCGGTACGTCCGATTCCAACGCATCGACTATGTCCTCCTCTCGCATCCCCATCTGGACCACTGCCTCGACACGCTGACGCTCCTCTTCACGATGTCCCTCGTCCCCCGTCGGCGGCCCGGTCCGACGGTGATAGCCTCCCGGGAGACCCTCCGGCAGGTCGAGCAGTGGGTCCGGGCGACCCCGGGCCTGTCGATGGACCTCGTCCCCCTACGGCCCCTCGAGGCCGGCGAGCGGGTCCCCCTCTGGGACGGCGTGGGTCTGACGACCGGCGCCGTCGCCCACGTCCCCGGGAGCCTGGCCTACCGGCTCGATTTTCCCGATGGAGCCTCGCTGACCTACAGTGGGGATACGACCTGGTGTCTGACCCTCGTTCAGCTCGCGTACCGGACGACGGTCTTGCTCCTGGAGTGTGCCCACCGGGAGCCGTCCCGACCCCACCTGTGGCCCGAATCGGCGGCTACCCTGGCCCGGTGGGCCGAGGCCGAGCAGACCATCTTGACGCACTTCTATCCGGACGCCCTGACGCCGGCGTTCCGTCAGCAGTGCCGCCGGCTCTTCTCGACCCCCTTTGCCCTGGCCCGGGACGGGGCGGCCTACCCGATCCGGCGACGCCGACCCGCCGTCGAACCAGCGTCCTCGGTCCCGACCTATCTTTCCGACTCGTCCCCGCGCTACGATGCAGGCCCTGGGGGGAGAAAAGACCAAGGACCATAG
- the proS gene encoding Proline--tRNA ligase, with the protein MPEFITRKSEDFSEWYTDVILKAELADYAPVKGCMVIRPYGYAIWENIQRILDGYLKETGHVNAYFPLFIPWSFLEKEKAHVQGFAPEVAVVTRAGDRELEEPLVVRPTSETIMYAMYAKWVRSYRDLPILINQWNNVVRWEMRTRLFLRTTEFLWQEGHTVHATYEEAEAEALKILGIYKKFIEQDLAIPVIAGVKPESEKFAGAFRTYTVEAMMGDRKALQAGTSHNLGQNFARAFDVKFQDRDGQWKYAWQTSWGVSTRLIGALVMVHGDDHGLFLPPRVAPIQVVIVPIWKTDEEQRQVLAAARSIAETLRNLQIRVHVDDRDYETVGYKFNDWELRGVPLRVELGPRDLARHQALVVPRGEAKTPVSLDALADHIQAELPRIQQTLFQRARAFMEANTFTLDDYAEFVRHVEAHGGFYRLRWCEQAPCEQKIREEAKATIRCLPLDAPEEPGPCVVCGAPSRYRYVVARAY; encoded by the coding sequence ATGCCCGAATTCATCACCCGGAAGTCCGAGGACTTCTCGGAGTGGTACACGGACGTCATCCTGAAGGCCGAGCTGGCCGACTATGCGCCCGTCAAGGGGTGCATGGTCATCCGGCCGTATGGATACGCCATCTGGGAGAACATCCAGCGGATCCTGGACGGCTACTTGAAGGAGACGGGCCATGTCAATGCCTACTTCCCGCTGTTCATCCCCTGGTCCTTCCTGGAGAAGGAGAAGGCCCACGTCCAGGGCTTCGCCCCCGAGGTCGCCGTCGTGACCCGGGCGGGGGACCGGGAGCTGGAGGAGCCCCTCGTCGTCCGGCCGACGTCGGAGACGATCATGTACGCCATGTATGCGAAGTGGGTCCGGTCGTATCGGGACCTGCCGATTTTGATCAACCAATGGAACAACGTCGTCCGCTGGGAAATGCGGACGCGGCTGTTTTTGCGGACGACGGAGTTCCTGTGGCAGGAGGGCCACACGGTCCATGCGACATACGAGGAGGCCGAGGCCGAGGCCCTGAAAATCCTCGGGATTTATAAAAAATTCATCGAACAAGACCTGGCCATCCCCGTCATCGCCGGCGTCAAGCCCGAGTCCGAAAAGTTCGCCGGCGCCTTCCGGACCTACACGGTCGAGGCCATGATGGGTGACCGCAAGGCCCTTCAGGCCGGGACGTCCCACAACCTGGGTCAGAACTTCGCCCGGGCCTTCGACGTCAAGTTCCAGGACCGGGACGGCCAGTGGAAGTACGCCTGGCAGACGTCCTGGGGCGTCTCGACCCGGCTGATCGGGGCCCTCGTGATGGTCCACGGCGACGACCACGGCCTGTTCCTGCCGCCCCGGGTCGCCCCCATCCAGGTCGTCATCGTCCCTATCTGGAAGACCGACGAGGAGCAACGACAGGTCCTGGCGGCCGCTCGGTCCATCGCCGAGACCCTGCGGAACCTGCAGATTCGGGTCCACGTCGACGACCGGGACTACGAGACGGTCGGTTACAAGTTCAACGACTGGGAGCTCCGGGGCGTGCCCCTGCGGGTCGAGTTGGGGCCCCGGGACCTGGCCCGCCATCAGGCCCTGGTCGTCCCCCGGGGCGAGGCGAAGACACCGGTCTCGCTGGACGCCCTGGCCGACCACATTCAAGCGGAGCTTCCCCGGATCCAGCAGACGCTCTTCCAGCGAGCCCGGGCCTTTATGGAAGCCAACACGTTTACGCTCGACGACTACGCCGAGTTCGTCCGTCACGTCGAGGCCCACGGCGGCTTCTATCGGCTTCGCTGGTGTGAGCAGGCGCCCTGCGAGCAAAAGATCCGGGAGGAGGCCAAGGCGACGATCCGGTGTCTGCCCTTGGACGCCCCCGAGGAGCCCGGCCCCTGCGTCGTCTGCGGGGCGCCCAGCCGATACCGGTACGTCGTCGCCCGGGCGTATTAA
- the pleD_1 gene encoding Response regulator PleD, with amino-acid sequence MSSVEPDLSGSSVLVIDDAEAERRQIVRVLREQGIFSAFYEASDGLTGFRLLVEKRPDLVICDLVMPECDGLTFLKMRQVRPEEDIRLIPILVLTAIDNLQVKTLMFELGAQDYIIKPIDPAELVARVKVHLKIRKLQEQLIRQNQLLERLSTIDGLTGLYNRRHLLRLYEQAVANAIRYRHDLSVCMIDIDHFKAINDAHGHLVGDQVLQELARLLQQSVRKGDVVGRYGGEEFLVVLSHTPLAGALTWAERFRQTVETHEIQITSGTVVRVTVSVGVASWPEALVAEPWDLLRYADAALYEAKRAGRNRVCAYRVGVGT; translated from the coding sequence ATGTCATCGGTAGAGCCCGACCTGAGCGGGAGTTCCGTCCTGGTCATCGACGACGCAGAAGCCGAACGCCGGCAGATCGTGCGGGTCTTGCGGGAGCAGGGCATTTTCTCGGCCTTTTACGAGGCTTCCGATGGCCTGACGGGCTTCCGCCTCCTGGTCGAAAAGCGGCCGGATCTCGTCATTTGCGACCTCGTCATGCCCGAATGCGACGGCCTGACGTTCCTCAAGATGCGGCAGGTCCGACCCGAGGAGGACATCCGGTTGATCCCCATCCTGGTCCTGACGGCCATCGACAACCTCCAGGTCAAGACCTTAATGTTCGAGCTGGGGGCGCAGGACTACATCATCAAGCCCATCGACCCGGCCGAGCTGGTCGCCCGCGTGAAGGTGCATCTGAAGATCCGAAAGCTTCAGGAGCAACTGATCCGCCAGAACCAGCTCCTGGAGCGGCTTTCGACTATCGACGGCCTGACAGGCCTTTACAACCGTCGGCACCTCCTGCGACTGTACGAGCAGGCCGTCGCCAATGCGATCCGCTACCGACACGACCTCAGCGTGTGCATGATCGACATCGACCACTTCAAGGCCATCAACGACGCGCACGGCCACCTGGTGGGCGACCAGGTCCTTCAAGAGTTGGCCCGCCTGCTCCAGCAGTCGGTCCGGAAGGGGGACGTCGTGGGCCGCTACGGCGGGGAGGAGTTCCTGGTCGTCCTGTCCCACACGCCCCTGGCGGGGGCCCTGACCTGGGCCGAGCGGTTTCGCCAGACCGTCGAAACGCATGAGATACAGATCACCTCCGGTACCGTCGTGCGGGTCACCGTCAGCGTGGGCGTCGCCTCGTGGCCGGAAGCGCTGGTCGCGGAGCCATGGGACCTTCTCCGGTATGCCGATGCGGCCCTCTATGAGGCTAAGCGGGCGGGCCGCAACCGGGTCTGCGCCTACCGGGTCGGCGTAGGGACATAG
- the eda gene encoding Putative KHG/KDPG aldolase, with protein sequence MDITHPLVQTLQIQRLIVTLHTSHVWSDFLTPLLDTLHEAGIRCLQVPPHGPDALLERLRQDGAWVWGVGPVTTPEQLESPWISDAHFVTLAYSHPAWADWMAQEHPPVLWTGATVSECAEGIRLGAIAVRLFPVSGWDAVRWITQVRKHFPSWSLIPAGGVNFTNARRFLELGVLALEVDDALLEPHLIQERNWSALHHHVREWLRHIQSFQTIA encoded by the coding sequence ATGGACATCACGCATCCGCTGGTCCAAACCCTTCAGATTCAGCGTTTGATCGTGACCCTGCACACTTCCCACGTGTGGTCCGACTTTCTCACGCCCCTCCTGGACACGCTCCATGAGGCCGGCATCCGGTGTCTGCAAGTCCCGCCCCACGGGCCGGATGCCCTCCTGGAGCGGCTCCGGCAGGACGGCGCCTGGGTCTGGGGCGTCGGCCCCGTGACGACACCGGAACAACTGGAGAGTCCGTGGATCTCGGACGCCCACTTCGTGACCCTGGCGTACAGTCACCCGGCTTGGGCGGATTGGATGGCTCAAGAGCACCCGCCGGTCCTCTGGACCGGGGCGACGGTCTCTGAGTGCGCCGAGGGCATCCGCCTGGGCGCCATCGCCGTCCGGCTGTTCCCCGTCAGCGGTTGGGACGCCGTCCGGTGGATTACCCAGGTCCGCAAGCACTTTCCGAGTTGGTCGCTCATCCCGGCCGGGGGCGTGAACTTCACGAACGCCCGGCGCTTCCTCGAGCTGGGCGTCTTGGCCCTGGAGGTCGACGACGCCCTCTTGGAGCCGCACCTCATTCAGGAACGCAACTGGTCGGCCCTGCACCATCACGTCCGGGAGTGGCTCCGCCACATCCAGAGCTTCCAGACGATTGCCTGA
- the pilE gene encoding Fimbrial protein has product MGAGGFTLLELIVVLTIIGLLVGIALPAYQRSVQKTKESVLKENLNRMRDVINQYYIDHRGACLQNEQDLVRLGYLRAIPKDPITQQATWDWVREADPDDPSRMCIRDVRSLASGRDSNGVPYSEY; this is encoded by the coding sequence GTGGGTGCGGGGGGCTTTACGCTTCTGGAGTTGATCGTCGTCCTGACGATCATCGGCCTCCTGGTCGGGATCGCCCTGCCGGCCTATCAACGGAGCGTCCAGAAGACCAAGGAGTCGGTCCTCAAAGAAAACTTGAACCGCATGCGGGACGTCATCAATCAGTACTACATCGACCATCGGGGGGCGTGCCTTCAAAACGAGCAGGACCTCGTCCGTCTGGGATACCTTCGGGCGATCCCCAAGGACCCGATCACGCAACAAGCCACTTGGGACTGGGTCCGGGAGGCGGACCCCGACGACCCGAGTCGGATGTGTATCCGGGACGTCCGGAGCCTGGCGTCCGGCCGGGACTCCAACGGGGTCCCCTATAGCGAATACTGA